In Garra rufa chromosome 14, GarRuf1.0, whole genome shotgun sequence, the genomic stretch cggtctcttgtcgccatctaaaggcggaacaatgtaacgttaactaaaatcaccatcacgaatgtAAGCACGTTACTCAATACtaagtactattattaaatacattatttaaaatatagtttatatacatttttatttattgagtaataatatttaataaacaacaacaacaaaaacagccatcaaaaagttgctaggcaattcagtcaagagtaaaggcagcattcagcattgaatttacataaacatgctacatgaagtatcttcttctctggaacaaataataaattaatgagatcaaagactgcccgttagatttacccaaaatgaattacatgtcatgtgtaaccactacagagacatcagagccagctgtaaattcctgaagatctggccgtggtgagagcgctctgagcggattgatgagtgcagaaagCCCCCTGACGTTATGGGTCTCGCACGTCCGAAAACGACGAAGCTaattttcaaacagacgttatctttattaacaaactgcatatttgaactataaacaagtacattctcgcctgaaaacctcttaaaactacattccgtgacacacaaagagtattatttataaaatgatacgggatttggacgtccgccatgacactcggaaAAGAAACGGTCCCGGCTAGAacacgcggagtgatacaaaattgtgaaagggcgttcctgtagcgataccagtagaatatctcacggttctcaaccaatcagatttgagaaccagaaagaactgttgtatatatatatatatatatatatatatatatatacagtacctggtgaaattattcataccccttcattttttcacattttgttatgttactgccttatgttaaactcatagactgtaaaaaatctacacttcgagtggagttaaactgtggcaaattcatttgagtgagtatgatttagaaaggcacacacctctcagaaaaggtctaacagctgaaaaccaagttctgaggtcaagataactgcctgtagagctcagtgacagacttgtgttaaggcaatgatctagggaagagttcagaaaaaaatctgcattgaaggttcacagaagcatgtagcctccattgtccataatggaagacgactggaacaactaggactctagaaaatgtctgccagcccccatctaagctgacagagcttgagaggtgaaaaggtgaggcaaagaatggcagataattgccaaatacagatgtgcaaagcttgtcacatcagacccaaaaagacttgaggctgtaaaggtgcttcaactatgtactgagttaagggtatgaatacttatgcaatgtacttatttcagtgttttatttttaatacatttgtaaaatttgcaaatctgatttttgctttgtcattattatggtgtatggagtgtaaattgatgtggggaaaaactaatttaaagcagtttaacataatgctgcaacaaaacaaaaagtgaaaaaatgaaggggtaagaatacctttgcaaggcactgtatatatggaTCGAATTGCAAGCTTTGAATCAAAATCAAATTGAATTGTGAAATTTTGTGTCAAACCCCAGCCCTAGTACTATACTGTTCAACAATGTTAGTGACAGTGGGAAAGTTTTTTTCTAAGTTTAATTTCTAAAAGTCCTCAAGACCGAAAGTGCCTGCAATGGAACAAATACCCATAAAAGTAGAACAAGCAGACAGACACAGAGAGGTGAAATCATGAAAAGACACATTTGATGTTTGTTGATGGCATAGTGAATGTTTGATTCTATTTTCAGACGAAAGGCAAGGCACCCTTCGACTTAGCAACCTCACCAAAAGCATGTCCGGCAAGTATGTTTGTCGTGCCAGCAACACGGCTGGGACTGACAGCTGCCACATCAACCTGGAAGTCTCCACCCGTAAGTATTATTCAAAGCATTGATGCAACATTTTATAATGTAAATTTCATTGCTCACTTCATTTAAAACTGAACTATTCTTTTTGTGACAGCAGCTAACAATGCCTGGGTGATCGCCGGGGCCACGGTTGGCTCTGTGGTGGGTCTGATGGCTCTAGTTTTATTCCTGATCTTTATCCTGAGAAGAAACCGTGACACTGAGGAAGAGATGGCCAATGATATCAAGTGAGCATGTatcttatattttttaatatttgtgaccctggacaacaaaaccagtcttaagggttaattttttgaaactgagatttatacatcatctgaaagctgcatcccttgtcatccaagatgttcatgtctttctttcttcagtcgtcaagaaattatgttttttgaggaagacatttcagggtttttttttcatatagtggacttctatggtgccccgaattTAAACTagcaaaattcagtttaaatgcggcttcaaacgctcccaaatgcagttgtaaatgatcccagctgaggaaaaagggtcttatctagcaaaacggtcaggttttaaattttttttatttcaatttataacctttttaacttcaaatgctcatcttgtcttgctctgcctgaactcttttttttttcggttcaagacagttagggtatgtcgaaaaaatccctcaacttcaaaattgccctacatcactgttttaccatttttgttaagagtgtttgatcttctttgcatattcactttgcaaacactgggtcggtacttctgtagaacaatttttaaatgatttttgaagttgagggagaaaataaaaaggaagtttacgacataccctaactgaacAGAATTCGggtagagcaagacaagacaagcgtttaaggttaaagtatataaattgtaataaaaaaaaaattgataagcccttcttccttgactgggatcatttacaaccacatttagTATACATTGAAGCCGCATTtacactgcattttggaagttcaaactcggggcaccatagaagtccactatattgagaaaaatcctgaaatgttttcttcaaaaaacataatttcttgacgactgaagaaagaaagacatgaacatcttggatgacaagggggtgagaacattatctgtggatttttgttctggaagtggacttctccttctgaaaatctggaatctgagggtgcaaaaaaatctatataataaGAAAATcgaatttaaagttgtccaaatgaagttcttagcgtgcatattactaatccaaaaatgtttgattcaacaagtttttatatatttacagaaggaaatttacaaaatatctaattaatatcctaatgatttttggcataaaagaaaaatctacattgtatgtaaatttttttgacccattcaatgtatttttggctattgctacaaatgtacctgtgctacttgtggtccagggtcacattttattaggATATCTGTATGGATTAGATGTGTATATTACAGTATCTGTTTTGTATTGCTTTCAGGGAAGACGCTCAAGCTCCAAAACGTGTCTCCTGGGCTAAAAGTGGCACAGGATCGGACATCATATCAAAGAACGGCACATTGTCCTCAATAGCCACCAGCCCTCCTGCACAGGACCATCAGAATCCACTCCAAAACAACCATTACCCATACCCTCCGGGTGCCTTGGACACTGCCTCCATCCTCACCACTTCCGGTAGCACAACCACATACCGCCTCCGCCCAGGAGAGCCCAACCCACTACACGGCCTGCCCGGATACAACGGCAGCGGCACACCAAATCACACACACCGCCACCATCACCACCATCGCCATCACACTCCCGCAGTCCCCAATCCCAACAACTGCTCCACACAGAGAACTGAAGGGCCGCAGCCACAACCGCAGACCCTGCTGCGAATGGGGGCTGTACCCATCATGGTGCCCACCCAGAACCACGCCGGGTCACTGGTGTAACAGCCCTCAAGACAATGTGCTAACGACTAGCCAAACATATGTGGGGAAGTGTTTCAACAAAGGTTGCGATAAAGATGAACTTATAAACTTTTTATACAGATTAAAGTTCTAGAAGTACAGTAAAATGTTTTGAattgtttttttaagtattacatgtttttttaatgagttgAAAAGGATAGTTCgcctaaaatgaaaattaccacatggtttactcacccttaagctgCCCTAAGTGTGTATAACTGTCTTCTTTCAAACGAATActatcagagttatattaaaaaaaaatgttttggctCTTCCATGCTTTATAATGGGAGTGAATGGGTgtcgagattttgaagcccaaaaaggtgcatccatccatcataaaatatGCTCCACACGACTCCAGGGGGTTCTAAAGGCCTGAAGTTGCGTACACAGTTTcaaaatggatatttttcttagacAAACACATtgctttgcttcagaaggcctttattaaccctctggagctgtgtggagcactttttatgattgaTGGTGCACTATTTTTCGCTTCAaattctcaacagccattcactgccattataaagcttggaagagccaggacttcCAAAAAAATAtcactccgattgtattcgtctgaaagaataaagtcatatacgcctaggacagcttgagggtgagtaagtcatggtgtaatttacatttttgtgtgaactataaCTTTTAAAATCTGTGTTTTGATGCCTAAACACTCTGTGAAGTTCTTCTCGTCATCTTTTCGAACCGTTACACTGACCGAGAACagtatttttcattaatttagtCAGTTTTACAGTGTGTTATACATTATGATGGGATATAGTCCACTTTTTGAAACAGTTGTGTTTATGGATTCAGATTTGTCCAGTTATTGAGACATTCAGTTCAATTTACAACAATAATCTTTAGCATCAGCTATTCTTGTGCCTCTTGTGCCTCTGTTTCTCTCAGGAGTTTTTGCTTTTTCTGAAGCAGAGCCATTTTTTGACCATTCAGAGGAGAATTTCAAGTAGAAAATAAACTGAAAGCCCATGAAAGTGCTGTCTTAAAATGTCTAATGATTTGTCTCGTACTTGTTTACTGGAGCAGGAAGGACTGTAAAAGATTTGATCATGTAAGTTACATGGAAGTGtctatttattcattcatgtgtTCATGATATTGTACGAAAAAACTAGCCTTGTGGTTTAATGACTTGAATATTGGAAGCaatgttttatcattttttaatttagtgttaATGCTGAATGTTATTGTGAGTATTCTGGTTGAAGATATTGTTTATTCTGTAATTAGGCCTTTTTTGCTCATTTTGTTATGTTCAGTTTGGCATTATATGAAATTGAAAGTACAGTAACTGTCCACATGATGGAAGCAGAGAGGTAAGAAACAGGCTCAGAGTGGAAAATACCTCAGTAAGGTTCAAGTGTTCAAGTGTTGGTGCTTGGTTTGGTTTGATCGCATACCATAATGTTCTGCTTATTAAACCAATACAAAATTGCATTGTAaaactgtttaaaattgtatcaGTTTTTAAAGAGTTAAACTAGCACATTTCTTAAAAGTGGCATTTGATTGACCCTGCATTAAACAAACTTTCAGTTCTCGGATTgatatcccggacgagcccccaatttcTGTTATGGCCATAacgtaaatacatttttttttcttgttaatgTCATGGGAACCAAAATAGCTTTAGACATAGGTATAAAATGAATATCTTTTTCCAGAAAAATATTGGTCAGCTTtttaattttaagaataaagGTGCTTTAGTGAAGAATAATACTAAGCCACACCTGCCTCCCCTTTTTGCAAGCATACTCTGGACATTGTTGTGCTTTCTTTTAGTCAGAGCCAGCCAGTTATGAGCTGTTCCTTATCTCAGCGCAagaacaacacaatattaaaagCATGGCATATGGTCACATTGTCTTcgcaacatgcattttgttccaGTACGTTGGTGAGTAATTCCTTCACcctttttttattatgtattaaataaattctgcgagattttttaatgtttttgaaagtcttgcTCGCTATGTCTGCagatatttgatcaaaaatgcagtaaatagataactgttttaaaataactattttctattttaacatatttgaaAAAGTTTATGCCTGTggtgacaaagctgaattttcagcatcattgctccagtcttcagtgtcacatgatccttcgaagATCAACTAAAcagctgaaaacagttgtgctgcttaatatttttttgttgaaacggattctttttttctgaaagtgtaaaagaacagcatttacttttgataacattctaaatgtttttctttgtaCAGATGTAGTGATCTCATGGCAGGCGGTTGTGGTAAAGCCCTCAGTGTTTGTCCGATCAGGGTCGTCGGCTGAGCTGACCTGTACGTATAATACACACGCCTCAGAGGGCTTCACCCTGGAGTGGCGTTACGCAGCTCCAGGAACTCCTGCCGTCCAAGCCAAAAGGGTGAGAACTGCTGTATTTGGTCATTTACAGTAAGTCAGTTACAATACAGTGCCTTTtgaaagtatttatacccctgttttattatgttgctgctttataataaactgatttaaattacttttttccacatgaATCTACAGTCCATACACCGTAAAAACACAATTGTCACAACTTTCTGAATGTATTACAaattaataaactgaaataagtacgttgcataagtattcacacccttaactcagtacttagctgaagcacctttacagcctcaagtctgtaggaaaggattgagtcttgccacaccaccataaagcccagatcgctGGAGTGTTGCAgtcatgtttgtccttctgtaggtttctcctatctccacatatgataatggagctcaactagagtgaccatcaggttcttggtcaacACTCTAGCcattggtttttgctctgataggCATTTGCAGCTGTTAGACCTTGTGTGTGCCCTTCCAAATCATGACCATTCAAATGGATTTGCCACAGCTTAACTTCATTCCAAGTGtaataacatctacaagcaatatgaatgctcctgagctaaatttcaactgtcccagataagggtatgaatacttatgcaatggaaaaatttaagttttatttttaataaatttgcaaagatgttaaaaacctgtttttgctttgtccttatggtgtatggagtgtagattgatgtggggggaaaagtcatttaaagcagtttcacCTAAGGAAGCAACTtgacaaaatgtgaaaaatgaaggggaatgaatactttcgcaaagcactgtaAACCATCATATCAATGTCCTGTTTGACACAGGTGCTGTACTACAATGGGAGGCTGTACTGGGTGGACTCTTGGGAGGGAAGGATGGCTCTAGTGCAGAACCCTCCAGTGCTGGGCATCGCTTCTATCAGGATAACAAGTGCCGAAATATCTGATGCTGCGCTGTATATATGTGAGGTGACCAATCCGAGCAGCGGACATGGTCTGGTCAACCTCACTGTACTGGGTAATACGACCTATATAATGGGGTTTCAAACATTATAGACCACCAACTCTAATAacccctttaaatttgtccaaattaagttcttagcaatgcatattactaatcgaaaattaagttttgatgagaaatttacaaaataccttcatggaacatgatctttacttaatatcctaatgatttttggcataaaagaaaaaaaaaacaatcattttgacccctacaatgtattgttggctctTGATACAAataacctgtgctacttaagactggttttgtggtccagggtcacctaatttcttttatttattgttaaaatattaataataattgatttttatctctttttttctgtggtctttaaaAACCCTGCCCTACATGACTGAACTATTAATTATCCACTATAGATATTTATCTCTATATTCTATCATATTGTTCTCTCCATCATCAGTTCCTCCATCTGTGCCAGTTTGTCAGCTGCATGGAAACACCAACAAGGGGAATGATGTGACGCTGAGTTGTCATTCCTCTCAGGGTCTCCCAACACCCATCTATTCGTGGGACAGAGAGCAGAACGCAGCCCGTCTGCTGCCAGACAGTTTTGTTGAAGGTAGGAAACAATCAACTGCTGCCACAACACTCATTCTGACACCGGAAAACAGAGCACGGGTGGCACAGACAGCACACATTTGCagatcgtttgacagccctaaacaCTTACTAACCATCCTAGTAAAACTACTAAAGAATTAAAGGTGTAGTTacttcaaaaatgaaaatctacccgatgcattaagagccaggggtgtaaacttttgaacagatcatgtacattttccttattttgcctaaatatcatatattttcatttaatactacccttcagaagctaca encodes the following:
- the esamb gene encoding endothelial cell-selective adhesion molecule isoform X1, whose amino-acid sequence is MEMLMDWRPPTFLLLTMLWLFPGDSQRVEMPRKDMEVIMGQMVVLEAWYTPTTSIEKNAVIWTFMANDSKQVISYFSGQIGIGSTDFRRRVGFAMSMPSANLSIYINNTQESDSGRYHCHVIIPGAPGLSGELHLSVKVPPSTPVCSMTGNPVLSGNVTLSCKSSYGKPIPQYKWTKAAPLSEVFFSPMQKWRSCPQPVLVLGYLDERQGTLRLSNLTKSMSGKYVCRASNTAGTDSCHINLEVSTPNNAWVIAGATVGSVVGLMALVLFLIFILRRNRDTEEEMANDIKEDAQAPKRVSWAKSGTGSDIISKNGTLSSIATSPPAQDHQNPLQNNHYPYPPGALDTASILTTSGSTTTYRLRPGEPNPLHGLPGYNGSGTPNHTHRHHHHHRHHTPAVPNPNNCSTQRTEGPQPQPQTLLRMGAVPIMVPTQNHAGSLV
- the LOC141284343 gene encoding V-set and immunoglobulin domain-containing protein 2-like, encoding MAYGHIVFATCILFQYVDVVISWQAVVVKPSVFVRSGSSAELTCTYNTHASEGFTLEWRYAAPGTPAVQAKRVLYYNGRLYWVDSWEGRMALVQNPPVLGIASIRITSAEISDAALYICEVTNPSSGHGLVNLTVLVPPSVPVCQLHGNTNKGNDVTLSCHSSQGLPTPIYSWDREQNAARLLPDSFVEDQHTGSLMLHNLSDAFAGTYTCKASNELVQAACSVTLRVTCEYNTHTQL
- the esamb gene encoding endothelial cell-selective adhesion molecule isoform X3, which produces MPRKDMEVIMGQMVVLEAWYTPTTSIEKNAVIWTFMANDSKQVISYFSGQIGIGSTDFRRRVGFAMSMPSANLSIYINNTQESDSGRYHCHVIIPGAPGLSGELHLSVKVPPSTPVCSMTGNPVLSGNVTLSCKSSYGKPIPQYKWTKAAPLSEVFFSPMQKWRSCPQPVLVLGYLDERQGTLRLSNLTKSMSGKYVCRASNTAGTDSCHINLEVSTPNNAWVIAGATVGSVVGLMALVLFLIFILRRNRDTEEEMANDIKEDAQAPKRVSWAKSGTGSDIISKNGTLSSIATSPPAQDHQNPLQNNHYPYPPGALDTASILTTSGSTTTYRLRPGEPNPLHGLPGYNGSGTPNHTHRHHHHHRHHTPAVPNPNNCSTQRTEGPQPQPQTLLRMGAVPIMVPTQNHAGSLV
- the esamb gene encoding endothelial cell-selective adhesion molecule isoform X2, whose amino-acid sequence is MEMLMDWRPPTFLLLTMLWLFPGDSQRVEMPRKDMEVIMGQMVVLEAWYTPTTSIEKNAVIWTFMANDSKQVISYFSGQIGIGSTDFRRRVGFAMSMPSANLSIYINNTQESDSGRYHCHVIIPGAPGLSGELHLSVKVPPSTPVCSMTGNPVLSGNVTLSCKSSYGKPIPQYKWTKAAPLSEVFFSPMQNERQGTLRLSNLTKSMSGKYVCRASNTAGTDSCHINLEVSTPNNAWVIAGATVGSVVGLMALVLFLIFILRRNRDTEEEMANDIKEDAQAPKRVSWAKSGTGSDIISKNGTLSSIATSPPAQDHQNPLQNNHYPYPPGALDTASILTTSGSTTTYRLRPGEPNPLHGLPGYNGSGTPNHTHRHHHHHRHHTPAVPNPNNCSTQRTEGPQPQPQTLLRMGAVPIMVPTQNHAGSLV